From Triticum urartu cultivar G1812 chromosome 2, Tu2.1, whole genome shotgun sequence, a single genomic window includes:
- the LOC125535119 gene encoding disease resistance protein RGA5-like: MDLATGAIGDLLPKLVELLKGEYKLKENVREGVVSLSREMRSMHAALRKVAEVPRDRLDEQVKLWAGEVRELSFDMEDVVDKFLVRVDDGSKPAPNSKKLKQLTKMMVGLLAKGKAHHEIIDAIGQINKQVQVVANMNGRYPVDNIVSTSAAVVPIDPRLGALYTEVTELVGIAGKRDQDLMKLLSEGDNVSKKKLKIISVVGSGGLGKTTLVKMVYDKIKEDFDCSAFVPVGRNADAKKILLKILCDLDTYVGLITMLDVRQLISKLKETLENTRYLIVIDDIRDEKLWKIIKGAFSNSNNCGSRLIMTTRIVSVAKLCCSCADGSIYQMEPLSDDDSKRLFYKRIFSHESGFPLEFEEVSIDILKKCGGVPLAIITIAGILVINHHVKPKDEWHVLLDSIGRGLTKDPSVEDMLRILTLSYYDMPSHLKTCFLYLSMFPEYHYITKDQLIWMWIAESFIQCEDPQTSLFEIGENYFNELVNRSLIQPEYFDGFVIACRVHNSVHDLICSLSSEENFTTILNDTRDSISSKRKVRRLSLQNSIKEEHQNTHLKFARSIATFDDVDIGFMPHFSRFLFLRVLDLTECDVSDHNHLNIRELWSLLQLRYLGLYKSGISEVPEEVGKLQFLQVLDLRGNYDITELPLAITKLRRLMCLQIDSSCSRIPDGIGNLISMENLSSICGDCLGTVEDLGNMERLRNLNISFNVMSLELEQAFVESIGKLRNIQCVHIWFLGYHHYVFMDLLGRDWAPPQSLREFSAKFKLVFSKLPTWLRRNPSHLSQLSRLDIFVDEVRQEDLEFLGRLPALRDLSLETMRQNPLLIGADGFRCLTRLKLICNWAGRIVFKPEALPKTEHVDILIYFRAANGRDWFELGLENLQSLRMVIVQIRLSPGVISSDTGAEQGKATLENTLHAHPNCPKVYVSIYAEPSGCHY, encoded by the exons ATGGATCTGGCAACCGGCGCCATTGGCGACCTGCTCCCCAAGCTGGTCGAGCTCCTCAAGGGGGAGTACAAGCTAAAGGAGAATGTCAGGGAAGGCGTCGTGTCTCTCTCTCGAGAGATGAGGAGCATGCACGCTGCCCTCCGCAAGGTGGCGGAGGTGCCGCGGGACCGGCTTGACGAGCAGGTCAAGCTCTGGGCAGGGGAGGTGAGGGAGCTATCCTTTGACATGGAGGACGTCGTCGACAAGTTCCTGGTGCGTGTCGATGACGGCTCCAAGCCTGCACCCAACTCAAAGAAGCTCAAACAGCTCACGAAGATGATGGTCGGCTTGCTCGCCAAGGGGAAGGCTCACCATGAGATCATTGACGCGATCGGGCAGATCAATAAGCAAGTCCAAGTGGTTGCTAACATGAACGGAAGGTACCCCGTTGACAATATTGTCTCTACTTCTGCAGCGGTGGTTCCCATCGACCCTCGTCTTGGGGCTTTGTACACAGAAGTAACAGAGCTTGTTGGCATTGCTGGAAAAAGGGATCAAGATCTAATGAAGTTGCTCTCGGAGGGAGACAATGTGTCCAAGAAAAAGTTGAAGATTATCTCTGTTGTCGGATCTGGAGGATTGGGCAAGACCACTCTTGTCAAAATGGTTTATGACAAGATCAAAGAAGATTTCGATTGCAGTGCGTTTGTTCCCGTCGGTCGAAATGCTGACGCAAAGAAGATTCTCCTGAAGATTCTTTGTGATCTTGACACGTACGTAGGTCTGATCACCATGTTGGATGTAAGACAACTAATCAGCAAACTCAAGGAAACTCTCGAAAACACGAG GTACCTCATTGTAATTGATGATATAAGGGATGAaaaactatggaaaataatcaAAGGGGCATTCTCTAATAGCAACAATTGTGGTAGTCGGTTAATCATGACAACTCGTATAGTCAGTGTAGCTAAATTATGTTGCTCATGTGCTGACGGTTCAATCTATCAAATGGAGCCACTTAGTGATGATGATTCCAAAAGGCTCTTCTATAAAAGGATATTTTCTCACGAGAGTGGTTTTCCTCTTGAATTTGAAGAAGTGTCCATAGATATATTGAAGAAATGTGGTGGAGTACCATTAGCCATCATTACTATAGCTGGTATCTTGGTTATTAATCATCACGTAAAACCGAAGGATGAGTGGCATGTTTTGCTAGATTCCATTGGTCGTGGACTTACCAAAGACCCCAGTGTAGAGGACATGTTGAGAATACTAACGCTTAGCTATTATGACATGCCTTCTCATTTGAAGACATGTTTTCTATACCTAAGCATGTTTCCGGAATATCACTATATTACGAAAGATCAATTGATATGGATGTGGATTGCTGAAAGTTTTATCCAGTGTGAAGATCCACAAACTTCTCTATTTGAGATCGGAGAAAATTACTTCAATGAGCTTGTGAATAGGAGCTTGATCCAGCCGGAATATTTTGATGGGTTTGTAATTGCTTGTCGTGTACACAATAGTGTTCATGATTTAATTTGTTCCTTGTCAAGTGAAGAGAACTTTACTACTATATTGAATGATACTCGGGATAGCATTTCTTCTAAAAGAAAGGTCCGTAGGCTGTCCCTCCAAAATAGTATCAAGGAAGAACATCAAAATACACATCTCAAATTTGCAAGGTCTATTGCTACATTTGATGATGTTGATATTGGTTTCATGCCTCATTTCTCAAGGTTTCTTTTTTTGCGCGTATTGGATTTGACTGAATGTGATGTTAGTGATCATAACCATCTTAACATTCGGGAGTTGTGGAGTTTACTTCAGCTGAGGTACCTAGGCCTATACAAATCAGGAATTTCTGAGGTCCCAGAAGAAGTTGGAAAGTTGCAGTTTTTGCAAGTGCTGGATTTGAGAGGGAATTATGATATAACAGAACTCCCATTAGCAATTACTAAGCTCAGAAGATTGATGTGCCTACAAATTGATTCTTCCTGCAGTCGGATACCAGATGGAATTGGAAACCTGATATCAATGGAAAATCTCAGTTCTATCTGTGGTGACTGTCTAGGCACCGTGGAAGATTTGGGCAACATGGAAAGACTAAGGAACCTTAATATTTCCTTTAATGTTATGAGCTTGGAGTTGGAGCAAGCTTTCGTGGAGTCCATAGGGAAACTACGCAACATCCAATGTGTACATATTTGGTTCCTTGGTTATCATCATTATGTATTCATGGATCTCCTGGGGAGAGATTGGGCGCCCCCTCAAAGTCTTCGAGAATTTTCTGCAAAGTTCAAGCTCGTCTTCAGCAAACTGCCAACATGGTTAAGGAGGAACCCCTCGCATCTATCACAGCTCTCCAGGTTAGATATTTTTGTCGACGAAGTGCGACAGGAGGATCTGGAATTCCTTGGAAGGTTACCGGCTCTCCGTGACCTCTCCTTGGAGACAATGCGCCAAAATCCGTTACTCATCGGTGCTGACGGTTTCCGTTGCCTGACAAGACTGAAGCTGATTTGCAATTGGGCTGGCCGAATTGTGTTCAAGCCAGAAGCTTTGCCCAAGACTGAACATGTTGATATCTTGATATATTTCCGTGCTGCCAACGGTCGCGATTGGTTTGAGCTGGGCTTGGAGAACCTGCAGTCCCTTCGGATGGTCATAGTCCAAATCAGATTGTCGCCGGGAGTGATAAGCAGCGACACCGGGGCCGAGCAAGGGAAGGCTACTTTGGAGAACACACTCCATGCCCATCCTAATTGTCCCAAAGTTTACGTCTCCATTTACGCAGAGCCATCAGGCTGTCACTACTGA